The following proteins come from a genomic window of Pichia kudriavzevii chromosome 1, complete sequence:
- a CDS encoding uncharacterized protein (PKUD0A04830; similar to Saccharomyces cerevisiae YCR086W (CSM1); ancestral locus Anc_6.364): protein MFFFPDIKHQRFRIYVFFFFVFKSDISKLTNMSTDGKEKNGDIEGENSPVEHSTPAVRKESLFDETNSAEEVDFPKDLPGSQSITQTANSYRETDSDSYSDTSDNDDLEEEDSEVEDENDNDNAYRDVKTNSSKTEHPFRDTAEATEKNHCPTDEDIPGYKQIVSLFRKKQLNGMSKILKSIDQQLPRDFREYKHAVAAREKRAERLISRLIKENLELKRKIGTYKKGGRKIINDSIPDNSYPVQHTRLSNPNIFSTIISSTTEADYERCSTIISMLELLTGVRCLVLKETANDIQFTLEQRGESKFHYYQLLIEKSGNSDITYIPIWSKPDHFSGDWDENVNAVKKSLRSYLQSEFKFPPNAILKFQNELSVYLN from the coding sequence AATTGACCAACATGTCTACAGAtggtaaagaaaaaaacgGTGACATCGAAGGTGAAAACTCCCCTGTGGAACATTCCACTCCAGCGGTGAGAAAGGAAAGTCtttttgatgaaacaaATAGTGCCGAGgaagttgattttcctAAAGATTTACCTGGATCCCAGTCAATCACGCAAACCGCAAATTCATATCGTGAAACAGACTCCGACTCCTATTCTGATACATCTGATAACGACgatttggaagaagaagatagTGAAgtggaagatgaaaatgacaatgacaaCGCCTATAGGGATGTGAAGACTAACAGTTCTAAAACTGAACATCCTTTTAGAGATACTGCGGAAGCTACTGAAAAGAACCACTGTCCGACTGACGAAGATATCCCCGGGTATAAGCAAATTGTCAGTTTATTCAGAAAGAAACAGCTTAATGGAATGTCCAAAATCTTAAAATCTATTGATCAGCAGCTACCTCGTGACTTCAGGGAATACAAACATGCTGTAGCTGCGAGAGAAAAGAGGGCAGAACGCTTGATTAGCAGACTTATAAAAGAGAACCTGGAActcaaaaggaaaattgGTACATACAAAAAGGgaggaagaaaaatcatcaatgataGCATACCTGACAATTCCTATCCTGTACAACATACCAGGCTAAGTAATCCTAATATATTCAGCACCATCATATCCTCTACTACAGAAGCTGATTACGAGAGGTGCTCAACCATCATCAGCATGTTGGAACTGCTGACTGGAGTGAGATGTTTGGTCTTAAAGGAAACGGCAAATGATATACAATTCACTTTAGAACAAAGAGGAGAGTCTAAATTTCATTACTACCAGCTACTCATCGAAAAATCGGGTAATTCAGATATCACCTATATCCCTATCTGGAGCAAACCTGACCATTTTTCAGGAGATTGGGACGAGAATGTAAATGCAGTGAAGAAGTCATTGAGAAGCTACTTGCAGTCTGAGTTTAAATTTCCTCCAAAtgcaattttgaaatttcaaaacgAATTGAGCGTCTACCTAAACTAA
- a CDS encoding uncharacterized protein (PKUD0A04840; similar to Saccharomyces cerevisiae YCR087C-A; ancestral locus Anc_6.365), with translation MVSFSCEVCNDTVIKKRLPQHQRSCRGAYFTCIDCNTTFQGNDHNYHTSCITEAEKYEGALYKGKKTKKQQHPQFQYKKPVKNEKPKEEPKKEDKKEEEEEEKIDLSKYTKHTTSLYKVFKAAKKNHKSIADKTEFLKSIKVSLNKDGSYNLSL, from the coding sequence ATGGTTTCGTTTTCTTGTGAAGTTTGTAACGACACTGTTATTAAAAAAAGACTTCCTCAGCACCAACGCTCTTGCCGTGGTGCATATTTCACTTGTATCGATTGCAACACTACGTTTCAAGGTAATGACCACAACTATCACACCAGTTGTATCACTGAAgctgaaaaatatgaaggTGCATTATACAAGGGTAAGAAGACCAAGAAACAACAGCACCCACAGTTTCAGTATAAGAAACCGGTGAAGAACGAGAAACCAAAGGAAGAGccaaagaaagaagataagaaggaggaggaggaggaggaaaaaattgatcTTTCCAAATATACCAAACACACCACTTCTCTTTACAAGGTATTCAAAGCTGCCAAAAAGAATCACAAGTCTATTGCAGACAAAACagaatttctcaaaagcATTAAAGTTTCTTTAAATAAAGATGGCTCTTATAATTTGAGCttataa
- a CDS encoding uncharacterized protein (PKUD0A04850; similar to Saccharomyces cerevisiae YJL003W (COX16); ancestral locus Anc_5.212) → MFDSKTFMGKREREAYEKSFVGRYQKLVKKNSFLYFGLPMMLSIALGSVLLSNFTALRYERRDEKVKEMNEEDALSMINNRRKVDIKDEYYKLQGLLEEHEDWEPKRVERLPGESENKW, encoded by the coding sequence ATGTTTGACAGTAAGACATTTATGGGAAAAAGGGAAAGAGAAGCGTATGAGAAGTCGTTTGTGGGGAGGTATCAAAAGCTAGTCAAGAAGAACAGTTTTCTCTATTTCGGGTTACCTATGATGCTGTCGATTGCGCTGGGATCGGTACTTTTAAGTAATTTCACCGCCTTAAGATATGAAAGGAGAGATGAGAAAGTTAAGGAAATGAACGAAGAGGACGCGTTAAGCATGATCAATAACAGAAGAAAAGTCGACATAAAAGATGAATATTATAAGTTGCAAGGGTTGCTGGAAGAGCATGAAGATTGGGAGCCAAAGAGAGTTGAAAGGCTACCCGGTGAGAGTGAAAATAAATGGTGA
- a CDS encoding uncharacterized protein (PKUD0A04860; similar to Saccharomyces cerevisiae YPL126W (NAN1); ancestral locus Anc_8.626), with translation MPDEYNVSLTSGGQLIPHLNRLSTDGHYSITFFNNHITIYFIQSRLAIRTFHEIPGLTFSNIVDTCISPINNNLIYVATHSKVFIINWYDNVKIPLVSTISLSLSLSEKMFDIVKIINFQEKSETVVNLLLKAKKQYAIVSYDLDKNEILRTYKVYENIQQYAVSSNLKNLAFSNSSGAVQVFTFDDENTAELTSFQTTYNTSGSQIVKIAVSTDQTDPLLAIGTSHGPVILLFDLLSSKPTQRTLKWHIEPVKALTFNHDQSYLLTGGSEKVLVYWNIITEKQQFLPRLNGVIEDIQINYSVPSLVGLSLNVIDNDFQYIVLGTTDLLSKLDINTPHIYSGLNKNNQLFKNIQRDVSSFNKSKQFTKIKHDYKLGFRIHPSSNHLYLPAGRHLQIYDYLHNTQIDNLAVAPAIQQYGKVGIENKISDPMVVGFEFIKCAKTNSKDWLVTCDVEIRGEAEDITNPSIERWETLRFWRNSGGNQQNDKLAVSDSWSLQTKMLRPHDEFQITSINPAPDAYFGGEALLTADVCGNVKLWRPNSQGIWSLRKFYSSGSEFNNSTAPSKKAENATNIINSEGTLCSWSSDGSMIAVGRNGKVILLDVNTFEPIHTIEPAIHASRFHTHASIDGKSEEKVTISKPKDAQKRYIDMHLQDNHLQSIDFTSNGKLLVIQARTHLCVVDILKNRVIFGLLLSGEGGKSGYGGSFVRLVPRSKRDINDEDSTDLEENTTDELMVVGKYMNSKGSVKSKVTLWNISDKKSTIDCKWCYNSSEPIVGAEWSPAWGKWIIIDIKSNIGEIGFGTSTRNELLVKSSKEQEENWIVSSLLDNARTINRATTISVSSRKNSDGDGAFNDRVGLHSTAFDGILDNLEGVSVSTLFERVLKVV, from the coding sequence ATGCCCGACGAATATAATGTCTCACTTACATCTGGTGGACAGTTGATTCCTCATTTGAACAGGCTTTCCACCGACGGTCACTATTCCATTACTTTTTTTAATAATCATATAACCATCTATTTTATTCAATCGAGACTAGCAATTAGAACCTTTCATGAGATACCTGGCTTGACTTTCAGCAATATAGTGGATACTTGTATTTCTCCAATCAACAATAACCTCATTTATGTTGCTACACATTCCAAGgtcttcattatcaactGGTACGACAATGTGAAAATCCCACTTGTTTCTACAATTTCCCTCTCTTTAAGCTTGTCTGAGAAAATGTTTGATATTGTGAAGATTATAAATTTCCAGGAAAAAAGTGAAACAGTTGTCAATCTTTTACTGAAAGCCAAAAAACAGTATGCTATAGTTTCTTATGATCTCGATAAGAATGAAATCTTGAGAACCTATAAAGTGTATGAGAATATTCAGCAGTATGCAGTTTCCagcaatttgaaaaatttggcattttcaaatagttCAGGTGCTGTTCAAGTTTTTAcgtttgatgatgaaaatactGCAGAATTGACATCTTTTCAAACGACTTATAATACCAGTGGCTCTCAAATTGTGAAAATTGCCGTATCAACTGATCAAACTGATCCGTTGTTAGCAATAGGTACTTCTCATGGGCCAGTGATTCTTTTATTCGATTTGTTATCATCCAAACCAACACAGAGAACTTTAAAATGGCATATAGAACCTGTTAAAGCTTTAACTTTCAATCATGATCAATCATACCTATTAACAGGTGGTAGCGAAAAGGTTCTGGTTTATTGGAATATTATCACGGAAAAGCAACAGTTTCTACCTAGATTAAATGgtgttattgaagatatccAGATTAATTATTCAGTTCCCTCCTTAGTAGGATTGTCCTTAAACGTTATCGATAATGATTTCCAGTATATTGTGTTAGGTACAACTGATTTGTTATCTAAATTGGATATAAACACTCCTCATATTTATTCTGGtttgaataaaaataatcagCTATTCAAGAACATCCAACGTGACGTTAGTTCTTTCAACAAGTCAAAGCAGTTTACAAAGATTAAACATGACTACAAACTTGGATTTAGGATTCATCCATCAAGCAATCACTTATATTTACCGGCTGGCAGACATTTACAAATTTACGATTACTTACATAACACACAAATAGATAATCTAGCAGTTGCTCCTGCGATCCAACAATATGGTAAAGTTggtattgaaaataaaatcagtGATCCAATGGTTGTCGGatttgaattcatcaaatgtGCCAAAACAAATTCGAAGGATTGGTTAGTCACTTgtgatgttgaaattagAGGTGAAGCAGAAGACATTACAAATCCATCAATAGAGCGTTGGGAGACACTAAGATTCTGGAGAAATAGTGGTGGCAATCAACAAAACGATAAGTTGGCTGTATCTGATTCTTGGTCATTACAAACTAAAATGTTACGTCCACATGACGAATTTCAAATCACGTCAATCAATCCAGCTCCTGATGCTTATTTCGGTGGTGAAGCGCTTTTAACTGCTGATGTTTGTGGTAATGTGAAACTATGGAGACCAAATTCACAAGGAATCTGGTCTTTGAGAAAATTCTATTCAAGTGGATCTGAATTTAACAACTCAACAGCCCCATCTAAAAAAGCCGAAAATGCCACAAATATCATAAACTCTGAAGGCACATTGTGTTCTTGGTCTTCAGACGGTTCAATGATTGCAGTTGGTAGAAATGGTAAGGTCATCCTGCTTGATGTCAACACTTTTGAACCAATACATACGATCGAGCCTGCAATTCATGCTTCAAGATTCCACACACACGCTTCAATTGATGGTaaatctgaagaaaaagttaCAATTTCCAAGCCAAAAGATGCACAGAAGAGATACATTGATATGCATTTACAAGATAATCATCTCCAGTCAATTGATTTCACATCCAATGGAAAGCTTTTAGTTATTCAAGCACGTACACATTTATGTGTTGTTGacattttgaagaatagGGTGATATTTGGGTTATTATTAAGCGGAGAAGGTGGGAAGTCAGGTTATGGTGGATCATTCGTCAGGCTTGTACCAAGAAGCAAACGCgatatcaatgatgaagatagCACAGACTTGGAAGAGAACACCACTGATGAACTTATGGTAGTCGGAAAGTATATGAATTCCAAGGGTTCCGTAAAATCGAAGGTTACCCTATGGAATATTTCCGATAAAAAGTCAACAATCGACTGCAAATGGTGTTATAACTCGAGTGAACCAATAGTTGGTGCTGAGTGGTCTCCAGCTTGGGGAAAATGGATtatcattgatatcaagTCGAATATTGGCGAAATTGGATTTGGAACATCAACACGAAATGAGTTATTAGTCAAATCCTCCAaggaacaagaagaaaattgGATTGTCTCTAGTTTGTTGGATAACGCAAGAACAATCAACCGTGCAACTACAATTTCGGTAAgttcaaggaaaaattcagatggtgatggtgCATTTAATGACAGAGTTGGACTCCATTCAACTGCGTTTGATGGCATACTTGATAACCTTGAAGGTGTTTCAGTTTCTACGttatttgaaagagttCTAAAAGTGGTTTAA
- a CDS encoding uncharacterized protein (PKUD0A04870; similar to Saccharomyces cerevisiae YOR210W (RPB10); ancestral locus Anc_8.627): MIIPVRCFSCGKVVGDKWETYLSYLEDDHMSEGDALDRLKLKRYCCRRMVLTHVDLIEKFLKYNPLEKKEIVDEERAY; the protein is encoded by the coding sequence ATGATTATTCCAGTCAGATGTTTTTCCTGTGGTAAGGTCGTTGGTGACAAATGGGAAACCTACCTCTCATATCTAGAGGATGACCACATGAGTGAGGGTGACGCCCTTGACAGACTCAAGTTGAAGAGATACTGTTGTAGAAGAATGGTGTTAACCCATGTTGActtgattgaaaagttcTTGAAATACAATccattggagaagaaggaaattgttgatgaagaacgTGCTTACTAA
- a CDS encoding uncharacterized protein (PKUD0A04880; similar to Saccharomyces cerevisiae YJR012C; ancestral locus Anc_5.148), with translation MESVFRQFHNYDFTKSASFQSTLEQVYQQYLIVLSDKDLEVKQDISNGVFNPERIPEADRLQLQLQTKIFVFCSETDHILELGEYEQWLQKTEMPDTNIEKQVEDSQMEDMQDPNIVEGDDQSEYTSNYQAVVDMIVHNKPIPGIKQIPSTVLDPAEASESTLQQRKKPWETK, from the coding sequence ATGGAAAGTGTATTCCGGCAATTTCACAACTATGACTTTACCAAGAGCGCCTCTTTTCAGAGCACTCTCGAACAGGTTTACCAACAGTATCTTATCGTTCTCTCTGATAAGGATTTGGAAGTGAAACAAGATATTAGCAATGGGGTTTTCAATCCAGAGCGTATCCCTGAAGCGGACAGGCTACAATTACAACTTCAGACCAAGATTTTTGTCTTTTGTTCAGAAACTGATCATATTCTAGAGCTTGGCGAGTACGAGCAATGGCTACAAAAGACGGAAATGCCGGATACAAATATAGAAAAACAGGTCGAAGACTCACAGATGGAAGATATGCAAGATCCGAATATTGTGGAAGGCGATGACCAATCGGAGTACACGTCCAATTACCAGGCTGTTGTGGACATGATTGTCCATAATAAACCTATTCCTGGAATAAAACAAATTCCTTCAACGGTCCTTGACCCAGCCGAAGCTTCAGAAAGCACCCTCCAACAACGCAAAAAACCTTGGGAAACTAAATAA
- a CDS encoding uncharacterized protein (PKUD0A04890): MDAFKESVYGLLGEEEEEGLFGKDTFVLSPEDLEILNNDVQRQILDEEEDLFDDSHEEEKIQKSTGEQHKLKLGGSREDPEEVKGSKRFKSVDPDAEYDQTHFLYDPPTKYKNRFILFLTPLLVVALLSWYVYDKFNDQPISPMMSHKLYVLEQDVSSLKHLTMLKDRVTNLEKQLSELRESFQSYNTLVPKNHCLSNEKIESIHTTQDQYPASIQAVAPLPIGSSSSLASPLHPSLSLLQQPHSLKYYNVIPKCQLHRYLTTFPPLPRRRKSVLSRIIHGFPDFLKRSINPPSTNTIDGIKLLSSTNNPRNVLSESAAFWQNPMSEPIYFTITIPDPIHVHEVGIYHSRQPPIATKSRWFKAAPQNVELLIRPVPSDYENVLSIFSHLNQDIKLNLKIKNEKDAKGWIRAGSMKYDIHQNRAYQPFVWSTETRDALSGFYIQNIMFVIYTNWGDEMLALDTVRVYEAVERDSDSGVDDSEVPYLGEM, translated from the coding sequence ATGGATGCCTTTAAGGAAAGTGTGTATGGCCTTTTGGgggaagaggaggaggagggCCTCTTTGGGAAAGATACGTTTGTTTTGTCACCAGAGGATCTAGAGATTCTAAACAACGATGTTCAGAGGCAGATACttgatgaagaggaggatttatttgatgaCTCCCatgaagaggagaaaattcaaaaatctACGGGTGAGCAGCATAAATTGAAACTAGGAGGATCCAGAGAAGATCCAGAAGAGGTAAAGGGTAGTAAAAGATTTAAGAGTGTTGATCCTGATGCAGAGTATGACCAGACGCATTTCCTTTACGACCCGCcaacaaaatataaaaacCGTTTCATACTGTTTCTTACACCACTTCTGGTAGTTGCATTACTCTCTTGGTATGTGTACGATAAGTTCAATGATCAACCGATAAGTCCAATGATGTCGCATAAATTGTATGTCTTGGAGCAAGATGTCTCTTCACTGAAACATTTGACAATGTTGAAGGATCGGGTAACTAATTTGGAAAAGCAATTATCTGAATTGAGGGAATCATTTCAAAGTTATAATACGCTCGTGCCGAAGAATCACTGTTTAAGtaatgagaaaattgaatctATACATACAACCCAAGATCAATACCCAGCTTCGATACAAGCTGTAGCACCATTGCCAATTGGATCATCCTCATCGCTTGCCTCTCCTTTGCATCCTTCTTTATCTTTGTTGCAACAACCGCATTCTTTGAAATACTACAATGTTATCCCGAAATGTCAGTTACATAGGTATTTGACTACCTTTCCACCGCTTCCAAGGCGCCGAAAGAGCGTTTTATCAAGGATAATCCATGGATTTCCtgattttttgaaaaggtCGATTAATCCGCCGTCGACAAACACAATTGATGGTATAAAACTGCTAAGTTCCACGAACAATCCACGTAATGTATTATCCGAATCCGCAGCGTTTTGGCAAAATCCAATGTCAGAACCTATCTATTTTACAATTACTATACCAGATCCCATTCACGTTCATGAAGTAGGCATTTACCATTCACGGCAGCCACCAATAGCCACCAAATCACGTTGGTTTAAGGCTGCACCCCAAAATGTTGAACTATTAATACGCCCGGTACCTTCAGATTATGAGAATGTTTTGAGTATTTTCTCTCATTTAAACCAGGACATAAAATTGAATCTAAAGATAAAGAACGAAAAAGATGCCAAAGGCTGGATTCGTGCAGGATCAATGAAGTACGACATCCATCAAAATCGAGCATATCAACCATTTGTATGGTCAACTGAGACCCGAGACGCGTTGTCTGGTTTCTACATACAGAACATCATGTTCGTCATATACACTAATTGGGGAGACGAAATGCTTGCTTTGGATACAGTAAGAGTTTATGAAGCTGTGGAGAGAGACTCAGATTCTGGGGTCGACGATTCGGAGGTGCCTTATTTGGGAGAAATGTAA
- a CDS encoding uncharacterized protein (PKUD0A04900; similar to Saccharomyces cerevisiae YOR209C (NPT1); ancestral locus Anc_8.625), which yields MKFEPVITSFLDTDLYKLTMQAAIHRNHPGVSCKFLLTNRTPDKKLNREGYEWLCLQIASLGELKFTEEEIEYLKGKLGYLGSDHFQWLRTVKLRPDTEVTIVPEVTDGMYDLTITAYGDWETVTLYEIPILSLLSEAYFRYVDTKWTINGELVAEYVNGIAKTENLNIVYAQAAHKTKSLSESNCKFSEFGTRRRRSFQVQDAVMRGIVSVPNSTCVGTSNVLFAMRYGLEPVGTIGHEWMMGIGAITGDYTHANKKAMEEYVNTVGHQHAGLALTDTYGTPNYLKQFDEPYVGWYVGVRQDSGNPEEYASTIADWYREKGYNDKVICFSDSLNVEKCKHLKKVCNEIGIGCIFGIGTNLTNDFDTKPLNIVMKLVECGEGHAIKISDNIAKNMGDERTVFRVKKELGYIEKEWDEGDESNRW from the coding sequence ATGAAGTTTGAACCAGTTATAACGTCCTTTTTGGACACAGATCTCTATAAGCTTACTATGCAAGCAGCAATTCACAGAAATCATCCAGGGGTGTCTTGTAAGTTCCTATTGACAAACAGAACACCTGacaaaaaattgaatagAGAAGGGTATGAGTGGTTATGCCTACAAATCGCCTCCCTTGGAGAACTGAAATTTACAGAGGAAGAAATCGAATATTTGAAGGGTAAATTGGGATACCTAGGTTCcgatcattttcaatggcTACGTACTGTTAAGTTAAGGCCAGATACGGAGGTAACAATTGTTCCAGAGGTCACCGATGGTATGTACGATTTGACAATTACTGCATATGGAGACTGGGAAACTGTTACATTATATGAAATACCTATATTATCGCTTTTAAGTGAAGCTTACTTCCGTTATGTTGATACTAAGTGGACCATCAATGGTGAACTTGTTGCTGAGTATGTCAATGGGATAGCAAAGACCGAAAATCTCAACATCGTATATGCTCAAGCAGCTCATAAGACAAAGTCACTATCAGAATCAAACTGTAAGTTTTCTGAATTTGGTACCAGACGTAGACGTTCATTTCAGGTCCAAGATGCGGTCATGCGTGGTATTGTATCGGTTCCAAATTCTACATGTGTGGGTACCTCAAATGTATTATTTGCTATGAGGTATGGCCTAGAACCAGTGGGTACTATTGGCCATGAATGGATGATGGGTATTGGAGCAATCACGGGAGATTATACCCATGCAAATAAGAAGGCAATGGAGGAATACGTAAACACTGTGGGACATCAACATGCAGGATTAGCGCTCACTGATACTTATGGTACTCCTAATTATTTAAAACAATTCGATGAGCCTTATGTTGGTTGGTATGTAGGTGTTCGACAAGACAGTGGAAACCCTGAAGAATATGCAAGTACCATTGCAGATTGGTATAGGGAGAAAGGATACAATGATAAGGTGATTTGTTTCAGTGACTCATTAAATGTGGAAAAATGTAAgcatttgaagaaagttTGCAATGAGATTGGTATTGGATGTATTTTTGGAATAGGCACTAATTTAACCAATGACTTTGACACAAAGCCGCTCAATATTGTGATGAAACTAGTTGAATGTGGTGAAGGTCATGCAATCAAGATAAGTGATAATATTGCCAAGAATATGGGTGATGAAAGAACCGTATTCAGGGTGAAGAAAGAATTAGGctatattgaaaaagaatggGACGAAGGCGATGAATCAAATAGGTGGTAA
- a CDS encoding uncharacterized protein (PKUD0A04910; similar to Saccharomyces cerevisiae YNL154C (YCK2) and YHR135C (YCK1); ancestral locus Anc_2.105), which produces MSRHQQSPAVAAAAIAASNNMSTLNYQSNTNVSNVPQYSQNQSSIPPHQSQNPSSNQLQTQGGQGGGVNSSNSSSQVVGLHYKIGKKIGEGSFGVIFEGTNLINGIPVAIKFEPRKAEAPQLRDEYRTYKHLSGCKGIPNAYYFGQEGLHNILVIDLLGPSLEDLFDWCGRKFSVKTVVQVAVQMITLIERVHQNDLIYRDIKPDNFLIGRQGLPDENSVHLVDFGMAKQYRDPRTKQHIPYREKKSLSGTARYMSVNTHLGREQSRRDDLEALGHVFFYFLKGQLPWQGLKAPTNKQKYEKIGEKKRTTPINELCNGLPIQFGRYLESVRNLQFDAEPDYEHYRQLLLSVLPEIGQVADGHYDWMDLNGGRGWDLAINKKPNLHGYGHPNPPGEKRKRANKHIQNQQLQQQLHQQQHQQQLQHQQQYQQQQSQSHQQQYSSQQIPHQNSATQPISSPLSQQKQNPQPLLQEQHTPNLSSLGGEDAKPLPNLPNHQYSKDHAKNSPQKDDESDKGCFAKVMCC; this is translated from the coding sequence ATGTCTAGACACCAGCAGTCTCCCGCcgttgctgctgctgccATTGCTGCCTCAAACAACATGAGTACTTTGAATTATCAGTCCAATacaaatgtttcaaacGTACCACAGTACTCGCAGAATCAATCCTCGATACCTCCGCACCAGTCCCAAAACCCTTCCTCAAATCAGCTTCAAACCCAGGGCGGCCAAGGTGGTGGTGTAAATAGCAGCAATTCTTCATCCCAAGTTGTCGGATTACATTACAAAAttggtaaaaaaataggTGAAGGTTCGTTTGGTGTTATATTTGAAGGTACCAACTTGATCAACGGCATTCCCGTCGCCATTAAATTCGAACCTAGAAAGGCAGAGGCCCCACAACTAAGAGATGAGTATAGAACTTATAAGCATTTGAGTGGCTGCAAAGGTATTCCTAATGCCTATTATTTTGGCCAAGAAGGTTTACACAATATTCTGGTGATTGATTTATTGGGTCCTTCCCTGGAAGATCTATTTGATTGGTGTGGTAGAAAATTTTCAGTTAAAACTGTGGTTCAGGTTGCTGTTCAAATGATCACCTTGATTGAAAGAGTCCATCaaaatgatttgatttATAGAGATATCAAACCAGataatttcttgattgGAAGACAAGGTTTACCAGATGAAAACTCAGTTCATTTGGTTGATTTCGGTATGGCCAAGCAATATAGAGACCCTAGAACTAAGCAACATATCCCTTatagagaaaagaaatccTTGAGCGGTACTGCCAGATACATGTCTGTTAATACCCATCTTGGTAGAGAGCAATCAAGAAGGGATGATTTAGAAGCTTTAGGTCACGTCTTTTTCTACTTTTTGAAAGGTCAATTGCCTTGGCAAGGTTTAAAAGCACCAAccaataaacaaaaatatgaaaaaattggtgaaaaaaagagaactACTccaatcaatgaattgTGTAATGGCTTACCAATTCAATTTGGTAGATATTTAGAGAGTGTTAGAAATTTGCAATTTGATGCTGAACCAGATTACGAACATTACAGGCAGTTGTTACTATCTGTTTTGCCCGAAATAGGTCAGGTGGCCGATGGTCATTATGATTGGATGGATTTGAACGGTGGTAGAGGTTGGGATTTAGCAATCAATAAAAAACCTAATTTGCATGGTTATGGCCATCCAAACCCTCCAGgtgaaaagagaaaacgTGCTAATAAACAcatccaaaatcaacaattacaGCAACAGTTAcaccaacagcaacaccaGCAACAGTTACAACACCAGCAACagtatcaacaacaacagtcACAATcacatcaacaacaatattctTCACAACAAATACCTCATCAGAATTCTGCTACACAGCCAATATCATCACCATTGtctcaacaaaaacaaaacccTCAACCACTGTTGCAAGAGCAGCATACTCCTAATTTATCTTCACTTGGAGGCGAGGATGCTAAACCGTTACCTAACTTACCAAACCATCAATACAGCAAAGATCATGCCAAAAACAGTCCACAGAAGGATGACGAATCCGATAAAGGATGTTTTGCAAAAGTGATGTGTTGTTGA